A section of the Pseudomonadota bacterium genome encodes:
- a CDS encoding carbon-nitrogen hydrolase, with protein sequence MANAPYTIGIIQMSMVADPAKNVARAVELLREAKAKGVQVACLPELFRSYYFCQSENHDYFDLAEPIPGPTSDVFQKLAAELEMVIVASLFERRTAGMYHNTVVVFDADGANLGMYRKMHIPDDPRYYEKFYFTPGDLGFKNFDTKFGRIGVLICWDQWFPEAARLTAMQGASVIFYPTAIGWHPAEKAEYGDEQWNKWQTVMRGHAVANNVFIAAPNRVGLEPETDGGALEFFGHSFISDTSGRYIQHADETFEGVLTAVVDPQKVEKQRQYWPFFRDRRIDAYGKLTQHPDASN encoded by the coding sequence ATGGCAAACGCCCCTTACACAATCGGCATCATCCAGATGAGCATGGTGGCTGACCCTGCAAAAAACGTTGCGCGGGCGGTGGAATTGCTGCGCGAGGCGAAGGCCAAGGGCGTGCAGGTGGCCTGCCTGCCGGAGCTGTTTCGCAGCTATTATTTCTGCCAGAGCGAGAACCATGACTATTTCGACCTCGCCGAGCCGATTCCGGGCCCGACGAGCGATGTGTTCCAGAAGCTGGCGGCGGAACTTGAGATGGTCATCGTCGCCTCGCTGTTCGAGCGACGCACGGCGGGGATGTATCATAACACCGTCGTTGTGTTCGATGCGGATGGCGCGAATCTGGGCATGTATCGCAAGATGCATATCCCGGATGATCCGCGCTATTACGAGAAATTTTATTTCACGCCGGGCGATCTCGGTTTCAAGAATTTCGATACGAAATTCGGCCGCATCGGTGTGCTGATCTGCTGGGACCAATGGTTCCCGGAAGCGGCGCGCCTGACCGCGATGCAAGGCGCCAGCGTCATTTTCTATCCCACCGCCATCGGCTGGCACCCGGCGGAAAAAGCCGAGTATGGCGACGAGCAGTGGAACAAATGGCAGACCGTGATGCGCGGCCATGCGGTGGCCAACAACGTGTTCATCGCCGCCCCCAACCGCGTCGGCCTGGAGCCGGAAACGGATGGCGGCGCGCTGGAATTTTTCGGCCACAGCTTCATTAGCGACACTTCGGGCCGCTATATCCAGCATGCAGATGAAACCTTCGAAGGCGTGCTCACCGCGGTGGTCGATCCCCAGAAAGTCGAGAAACAGCGCCAGTACTGGCCGTTCTTCCGCGACCGGCGGATCGATGCCTACGGCAAGCTCACCCAGCATCCGGATGCGAGCAACTAA
- a CDS encoding agmatine deiminase family protein, producing the protein MKSTFIMPPEWAPQKRIWLSWPHARADWPGKFAPIPWVFAEMVRAITPTQRVGLLVKDAATRAEAMDMLDRAGVTLTQVDFLEVKTNRGWLRDCGPIWVRDGAGALTALDWKFNAWAKYANHRLDNAVPEPITAFTGHSRVLPKYKGRHVVLEGGGIEVDGAGTVLVTEEWLLSDTQVRNPGFSREDYEAIFAQYLGAPHTVWLDAGIVGDDTHGHIDDVTRFVAPGSVVTVMERDSMDPNAAILQANRTRLGRTSLNVTELPMPRPVLFEGQRLPASYANFLICNHVVLVPVFNDPADQIALTALQKCFPTRDVIGIYARDLVWGLGTIHCLTQQEPA; encoded by the coding sequence ATGAAATCCACCTTCATCATGCCGCCCGAATGGGCACCGCAAAAGCGCATCTGGCTGAGCTGGCCGCATGCGCGCGCCGACTGGCCGGGCAAGTTCGCGCCGATCCCCTGGGTGTTCGCCGAGATGGTGCGGGCGATTACGCCGACGCAACGCGTGGGGCTGCTGGTCAAGGATGCAGCGACGCGCGCTGAGGCGATGGACATGCTCGACCGTGCCGGGGTGACGCTGACGCAGGTCGATTTCCTCGAAGTGAAAACCAACCGCGGCTGGCTGCGCGATTGCGGGCCGATCTGGGTGCGCGATGGCGCGGGTGCGCTGACCGCGCTTGACTGGAAATTCAATGCCTGGGCGAAATATGCCAACCACCGCCTCGATAATGCGGTGCCGGAGCCCATTACCGCCTTCACCGGCCACAGCCGCGTGCTGCCAAAGTATAAGGGCCGTCACGTGGTGCTCGAAGGCGGCGGCATCGAGGTCGATGGTGCAGGCACGGTGCTGGTGACGGAAGAGTGGCTGCTATCGGACACGCAAGTGCGCAATCCGGGCTTTAGCCGCGAGGATTACGAGGCCATTTTCGCGCAGTATCTCGGTGCGCCGCACACCGTGTGGCTCGATGCGGGGATTGTCGGCGACGACACGCATGGCCATATCGACGACGTCACCCGCTTTGTTGCGCCCGGCTCCGTGGTGACGGTGATGGAACGCGATAGCATGGACCCCAACGCCGCGATTCTGCAGGCCAACCGCACACGCCTTGGCCGCACCTCGCTCAACGTCACCGAGCTGCCGATGCCGCGCCCGGTGCTGTTCGAGGGCCAACGTCTGCCCGCGTCCTACGCCAATTTCCTGATTTGTAACCATGTGGTGCTGGTGCCGGTGTTCAACGATCCGGCCGACCAGATCGCGCTCACTGCCTTGCAGAAATGCTTCCCCACCCGCGATGTCATCGGCATCTACGCCCGCGACCTGGTCTGGGGCCTGGGCACCATCCACTGCCTAACGCAGCAGGAACCGGCGTAG